A DNA window from Desulfonatronum thiosulfatophilum contains the following coding sequences:
- a CDS encoding transposase — protein MGRIARFVREDRPTIYHVMSRTALEGFPLQDIEKDHLMAIVARLSKFYFVDLLGFSLMGNHFHLVVRMHTEEAATDDEIVKRYRKQFGDDAVIMPHQVQDYRRRLVTLGAFVKDIKQGFTRYFNKRRNRKGFFWGDRFKSMIVQEGASLVNLLAYVDLNPVRAGLVRKPEDYRWSGLGYLVQTGNRDGLLDLDLGLKEWNEFDPKEIVRKYRQFVYETGAMDAGKGKQLDPELVKRERKKGYRLSRADVFRHRCRYFTDSGIIGSKEFVAEVFDGVKHLLNSKDERRFTPVGGVYGVYSMKRLGGDG, from the coding sequence ATGGGTCGCATAGCCAGATTTGTTCGGGAAGATCGTCCGACGATTTATCACGTCATGTCCAGGACAGCCTTGGAGGGCTTTCCGTTGCAGGATATCGAGAAGGATCACCTGATGGCCATTGTGGCCAGGTTGAGCAAGTTCTATTTTGTTGACTTGTTGGGGTTTAGTTTAATGGGCAACCATTTTCATCTTGTTGTCAGGATGCATACTGAAGAGGCGGCAACGGATGATGAGATCGTGAAGCGTTACCGGAAGCAGTTCGGCGATGATGCCGTGATCATGCCGCACCAGGTGCAGGACTATCGTCGGCGACTGGTCACCCTGGGAGCGTTCGTGAAGGACATCAAGCAAGGCTTTACGCGGTACTTCAACAAGCGTCGGAACAGGAAAGGATTTTTCTGGGGTGACCGGTTCAAGAGCATGATCGTTCAGGAAGGAGCCAGCCTGGTCAATCTGCTGGCCTATGTGGACCTGAATCCGGTCCGGGCCGGTCTGGTTCGCAAACCCGAGGATTATCGCTGGTCCGGTTTGGGATACCTGGTCCAGACCGGCAACCGGGACGGCCTGTTGGACCTCGACCTGGGCCTGAAGGAGTGGAACGAGTTTGATCCAAAGGAGATCGTTCGGAAATACCGGCAGTTCGTATACGAAACCGGAGCCATGGATGCCGGCAAGGGCAAGCAGCTCGATCCGGAACTGGTCAAACGTGAACGCAAAAAAGGCTACCGCCTCAGCCGCGCCGACGTCTTCCGCCACCGGTGCCGGTATTTCACGGACAGCGGCATCATCGGCTCAAAAGAGTTCGTGGCCGAGGTCTTCGACGGTGTGAAACACCTGCTGAATTCCAAGGATGAGCGGAGGTTTACGCCGGTTGGCGGGGTGTATGGGGTGTATTCGATGAAGAGGTTGGGGGGTGATGGTTGA